The genomic region TGGATGCCGAGCAGCGCCCAGGTCCACACCTCGAACAGCTCCTCGAAGGTGCCCAGGCCGCCGGGCAGCGCGATGAAGGCGTCCGACAGCGCGGCCATCTTCGCCTTGCGCTCGTGCATGTCGGCCACCACGTGCAGCTCGGTGAGCCCGTGGTGGGCCACCTCGCGGTCCCACAGCCCCTGCGGGATCACGCCCTGCACCCGGCCGCCCGCGGCCAGCGCCGCGTCCGCCACCACGCCCATGGTGCCCACGCTGGCGCCGCCGTAGACCAGTTCCACGCCCTGTTCGGCCAGGACCGTGCCGAGCCGCCGCGCGGCCTCGACGTACTTCTCGCCCTTGCCCGGGGACGAACCGCAGAAGACGCAGACCCTCATGTCAGTGCGCGTCCTGCCAGGCCTTGTATGCCTCCTCGACCACGCGCACCGCGTCGTCGATGTCGTCGGTCAGGTGCAGCAGGGCCAGGTCCTTCTCGCCGATCTTGCCGGAGCCGGCCACCGAGTCGCGCAGCCAGTCGTAGAGGCCCTGCCAGTAGTCCACGCCGAAGAGCACCACCGGGAACTTGGTGACCTTCTTGGTCTGCACCAGGGTGAGCGCCTCGAACAGCTCGTCCAGGGTGCCGAAGCCGCCGGGCAGGCAGATGAACGCCTGCGAGTACTTCACGAACATGGTCTTGCGGGTGAAGAAGTAGCGGAAGTTCACGCCGAGGTCGACCCACGGGTTGAGGCCCTGCTCGAACGGCAGCTCGATGCCGAGGCCGACCGACATGCCGCCGGCCTCCTGGGCGCCGCGGTTGACCGCCTCCATCGCGCCGGGGCCGCCGCCGGTGATCGAGGCGAACCCGGCCTCGGCCAGCGCCTTGCCCAGCTTGCGGCCGGTCTCGTACTCGGGGTGGTCCCGGCCGGTGCGGGCCGAGCCGAAGACGGTGACCGCCCTCGGCAGCTCGGCGAGCGCGCCGAAGCCCTCCACGAACTCGGCCTGGATCCGCATCACCCGCCACGGGTCGGTGTGCACCCAGTCGGAGGGGCCGCGGGAGTCGAGCAGCCGCTGGTCGGTGGTGGTGGACTCCACGCTGCTGGAGCGGCGGAGGGTGACCGGGCCGCGCTGCTTCTCGCGCACGTCCACGTCGGGGCTGGACGCGAGGTCCTTCGGGTCGAGCGTCATAGCACACAGCCTAGTGAGGCCCGAACCGTGAGATCCGGTTGCGGGCGGCCTGGCACCCGTGCACCATCTTCCACGTAAGAGATTGAAAGTTGGACAACATGCTTCGGAGAGTCCCGTCATGAGCCAGCCCAAGGTCGCCGTCATCTACTACAGCTCCACCGGCAGCGTGCACTCCCTCGCCCAGTCGATCGCCGAGGGCGCCGCGGGCGCGGGCGCGGAGGTCCGGGTGCTGAAGGTGCCCGAGCTCGCCCCGGCCGAGGCCATCGCGAGCAACCCGGCCTGGCAGGCGCACGCCGAGGCCACCAAGGACGTGCCGGTGGCCACCGCGGCGGACGTGGAGTGGGCGGACGCGGTCATCTTCGGCACGCCGACCCGCTTCGGCAACGTCTCCAGCCAGCTCAAGCAGTTCCTGGACACCCTGGGCGGCCTGTGGGCGCGGGGCGCGCTGGCGGACAAGGTGTACTCCGGCTTCGTCTCCACCGCGACCCTGCACGGCGGCCGCGAGTCCACCCTGCTCGCGCTGTACAACACCGTGCACCACTTCGGCGGCATCCTCATCACCCCCGGCTACACCGACCCGATCCAGTTCGCCACCGGCACGCCCTACGGCGCCTCGCACGCCGACGCCCAGGGCCAGAACCCGATCAGCGAGGACACCCACGCCTCCGCCCGCTACCAGGGCAAGCGGGTGGCCGAGCTGACCGCGCGGTTCCTCAAGAACGCCTGAGCACGGCCGACCGGCCCCTGGCAGCGTTGCCAAGGGCCGGTCCCAGCCGCACTCAGCTGACATCCCGGCGGCGCACCAGCCACACCGTCAGCGCGGCGAAGGCCAGGGCGTACGCGCAGGCCATGCCGACCGCGGGCCAGGCGGTGAGGGTGTCCACCACGCCCGGCGCGCCGCCCTGCGACACCGGGGTGGCGCCCAGCGCGGCCACCACCGACCCGGCCACCGAGCCGGGCAGCAGGTCGGTCACCGGCGTCAGCCAGTCCAGCGCGCCGGCCACTCCGCGCAGCAGGTTCTCCACCGCCAGCACCCACACCACGCCGAGGCCGACGGCCAGCGCGGGACTGCGGGAGAGCGTGCCGAGCGCGACCCCGGCGGAGACCCACATACCCAGCACCAGCAGCGCGCCGGCCACCGCCCGCAGCACCTCGCCCACCGGCGGGAAGACCAGCGCCTGCCCCTCGGCCAGCGCGACCGCGGTGGAGATGCCCAGGTCCACCACCAGGGTGGCCAGCACCACGGTGAGCACCACCGCGGCCAGCCCGGCCACCGTGCCGGCGAGCACGCTCAGCCGTCCCCGGCCCTGGGTGAACGCGGTTTTCCAGGTGCCCCAACCGAATCCGCTGCCGGTGGCGAGCGCGCCCAGGGTCAGCATGATCGCCCCGCCGAACATCGGCGTGCCCTGCGCCAGCCCGACCGGCACCCCGGCGGGCAGCAACCGCTCCAGCAGCAGCTCTTTCGGCGTGCCCGCGGCGAACCCTGAACCGTCCACATAGGACAGGTAGTTGAAGATGTAGACGAAGATGATGTTGAGCACCAGCCAGGCCCCGCCGATCACCCAGACCGCGGGCCATTTCCGCAGCCGGAAGAGTTCGGCGCGACTGGTCGCGAGTACGGCGTTCATCGGTTGTCCTCCTTGGTCATCTCGAAGAAGACCTCTTCGAGCGAGCGTTCCACCGGCCGGATCTCGTGCACGTCCACCTGGGCGGCCACCAGCGCGCGGTTGACCTCCGCGCCGCGGGCGGGATCCACCCGCAGCTGCATCGCATCGTCCACAATGGACACGTTGTCGTCACCGGCCACCCGCATGGCCACCGCCAGCGCGACATCCAGCGGGTCGGCCCGCACCAGCAGCCGTCCGCCGCCGCGCAGCTCGCCCACGGTGGCCTCGGTGACCAGGCGGCCGCGTGAGATCACCCCGACCCGGTCGCAGATCTCCTGCACCTCGCTGAGCTGGTGGCTGGACAGCAGCACGGTCTGCCCGGCCGCGGACAGCTCCGCGATCAGCTTGCGCATGTCGCTGACGCCCGCCGGGTCCAGGCCGTTGGTCGGCTCGTCCAGGATCAGCAGCTCGGGGTCGCCGAGCAGGGCCGCGGCCACGCCGAGCCGCTGCTTCATGCCCAGGGAGTAGGAGGTGAACCGGTCCTTGCCGCGGACGCTCAGGTCCACCTTGGCCAGCGCGTCCTCGACATGGGCGTCCCGCAGGCCGCGGTGGCGGGCCAGCGCGCGCAGGTTGTCCCGGCCGCTGAGGTAGGGGAAGAAGCCCGGTCCCTCGATCAGCGCGCCGACCAGGCGGTTGGCCGCCGGGGTGCCGGCGCGCTCGCCGAGCACGGTGGCCGCGCCGCTGGTCGGGCGGACCAGGCCGAGCACCATGCGCAGGGTGGTGGTCTTGCCCGCGCCGTTGGGGCCGAGGAAGCCGTAGACCTCGCCCCGGCGCACGGTCAGCCCGACCCCGTCCACCGCGAGGTGGCCGCCGTAGCGCTTGGTCAGTTTCCTGGTGTGCACCGCGGCCAGTTCCGGTGGTGCCAGCGGTGGTGCGCTCAGCTGCGTTGTCATGGCAGAAGCGTGTCGGCGGGGGTGCTGCCGGGGCGTCACCGTCACGGCGGCTTGGCGGCTACGCGGGATCGCGTAGGCCGGGTACGCGCCGCCGGTGACGCCGGATCTCCTTCGCGCTCCTATCGTCTGCTGACGTGAGCACCACTGCCGAGCGGCCGTCCCCGTGGGATGTGTGGCCAGCCCTGCCGTTCCTGGCCGCCGGCCTGATCGGCACCCAGGCCGCGGCCTTCTTCCAGCCCGACGCGGCCCGGCCGCCGGACGTGCTGGCCTACCTGCTGATCGCGGTGGCCGCCTGCGCGCTGGCGGTGCGGCACTGGCCGGCGCCCGCGTTGGCCGCAAACGGGATCGCGGTCACCGCGTACCTGACCCTCGGCTACCCGTGGGGCCCGATCCTGTTCACCGTGCCCGCGATCGTCTGCCTGGTGTCGATCCGCTGGCCGGTGCGGCGGGCGCTGGTCGCGGTGGCCGCCTACCTGGGCGTGCTGATCGTGGCCATGTTCACCAAGCACCTGCAAGAAGCCACCCTCGGCGATCCGGTGCGGCTGCTCAGCGTCACGTTGATCTGGGTGCTGATCCTGGCCGCGGCGCTGGTGCTGGGCACCGCGATCCGGATGCGCCGGGCGGCCAGGGCGGATGTGCGGATCGAGCAGGCCAGGCGGGTGGCCTCGGAGGAGCGGCTGCGGATGGCCCAGGACCTGCACGACACCATCGGGCACGGGCTGGCGGTGATCGCCATGCAGGCCGGGGTCGCGCTGCACGTGCTGGAGCGCAGTCCCGGCGAGGCCAGGGCCGCGATGGAGGCGGTGCGCGCGACCAGCCGGGAGTCGCTGGAGAACCTGCGGTTCGCGCTGGATGCGCTGCGCAGCCCCGGTTCGGCCGAGCTGCGACCCGCGCCGGGCCTGGCCGAGCTGCCCAGGCTGGTGGACCGGGTGCTCGCGGGCGGGGTCGAGGTCAGCCTGGACGGCGCGGCCGGCGAGCTGCCGCAGCCGGTGGACGCGGCGGCCTACCGGATCGTGCAGGAGGCGCTGACCAACGTGCTCCGGCACGCGCTGGGCGCCAGTGCGCACATCCGGCTGGCGCGCACCGAGGAGGAGCTGCTGATCGAGGTCACCGACAGCGGCGGCGCGGGCGGCGGGGTCCCGGCGGGAGCGGGCTCGGGCATTCGCGGGATGCGCGCCCAGGCCGGAGCGCTGGGCGGCACACTGTCCGCGGGCCCCCGCACCGGCGGTGGCTTCGCGGTGACCGCGCGGCTGCCGCTGACCGGGGAGGGCGCGTGAACGTGATCCGGGTCGTGGTCGTGGACGACCAGGCGCTGGTGCGGGTCGGCGTGCGCACCCTGCTGGGTTCGGAGCCGGACACCGAGCTGGTCGGCGAGGCCGCGGACGGCCGCAGCGGGGTGGCCAGGGTCCGCGAGCTCAAGCCGGACGTGGTGCTGATGGACATCCGGATGCCGGACCTGGACGGCCTGGCCGCACTGCGCGAGATCACCGCCGACCCGGCGCTGCACGAGGTCAGGGTGGTCATGCTGACCACCTTCGGCCTGGACGAGTACGTCTTCGAGGCACTGCGCAGCGGCGCCAGCGGCTTCGTGCTCAAGGACGCCGAACCGGAGGAGATGCTGCGCGCGGTCCGGGTGGTGGCCGGCGGCGGCTCGCTGCTGTCCCCGTCGGTGACCCGCAGCGTGATCAGCCGCTTCGCCCGCCCCGGCCCCGCCCCGGTCAGCCACCCCGGCGTTGCCCACCTGACCGACCGGGAGCGCGAGGTGGTCGGCTGGGTCGCCACCGGCATGTCCAACGACGAGATCGCCGCCCAGCTGGTGGTCAGCAGCGAGACCGTCCGCACCCACGTCAGCCGCGCGATGCTCAAGATGCACGCCCGCGACCGCGCCCAGCTGGTCGTCTTCGCCCTGCAATCCGGCCTGGGCCCGACCTAACCCCCATCGTGTTGGCCGATCTCGTACGGAGTGTTGGCCGAAGTCGTACCCGGTGTTGGCCGAAGTGGGTCCCACTTCGGCCAAGACGGCGTCCACAACGGCCAACACACCGTGCGATAACGGCCAACACTCGGGTGGGTCAGCCGGTGATGAAGCGGCGGAGGACGTTGGCGCAGTGGGTGATGCGCGGGGCGGGGACGTGTTCTTCCGGGGTGTGGGACAGGGCGGGGTCGCCGGGGCCGAAGTTGACCGCGGGCATGCCCAGGGCGGCGAAACGGGCCACGTCGGTCCAGCCGAGCTTGCCGACCGGGTCCGCGCCGGAGGCGGCGAGCAGCTGCTTGGCCTCGGGGGCGTGCAGGCCGGGCAGGGCGCCGGCGGAGACGTCGACCACGGTGACCTCGAACCCGGCGAAGACCTCGCGCAGGTGCGCCTCGGCCTGTTCCGGCGAGCGGTCGGGGGCGAAGCGGTGGTTGATGGTGACCACGCACTCGTCCGGCACCACGTTGCCCGCGACGCCGCCGCTGACCCCTACCGCCTGCAGGCCCTCGCGGTAGGTGCAGCCGTCGATCTCCAGCACCCGGGGCTGGTAGCCGGTGAGCCGGTTGAGCACCTCGTTGGCGGCGTGGATGGCGTTGCTGCCCATCCAGGCGCGGGCGGTGTGCGCGCGCTTGCCCGCGGTGCGCACCTCGATCCGGATGGTGCCCTGGCAGCCCGCCTCGACCACCGCGCTGCTCGGCTCGCACACGATGGCCAGGTCCGCGGCCAGCCACTCCGGCAGCTCGCGCTCGATCCGGCCGAGGCCGTTGCGGACCGCCTCGACCTCCTCGCAGTCGTAGAAGACGAAGGTCAGGTCGTAGGCCGGGTCGGTGACGGTGGCGGCCAGGTGCAGCATCACCGCGTCGCCGCTCTTCATGTCCACCGTGCCGCAGCCGTGCAGCACCAGGTCCTCGCCGGAGCCGGTGCGGCGGTGCGGCACGTTGTCCACGATCGGCACCGTGTCCAGGTGCCCGGCGAAGATGATCCGCGACGGCCTGCCCAGGTTGGTGCGGGCCAGCACGGCGTCGCCGTTGCGCACCACCTCCAGGTGCGGGGCCTGCTCGCGCAGGGCGGCTTCCACGGCGTCGGCCAGGGCGGCCTCGTTGCCGGAGACGCTGGGCACGTCCACCAGCGCGGCGGTCAGCTCGATCGGGTCAGCGGCGAGGTCAAGGCGCACGGTCACGCCCGGCAGGCTACCCACGAACGCCGCTAGGGTGCTCTCCGGGACTTGAGGGGGAACCGATGTTGAAGATCGTGCCGGGCTTGCTGGCGCTGGTGCTGCTCACCGGGTGTGCGAGCCCCGTGGCCGGGCAGGCGCAGGCGGATCCGAACGTGCCGAACCCGTTCCGCGCGGAGTTCGGGGCCGACCTGGCCGCGCAGGTCAACCACCTGTGCGCCCGGGAGGCCGGTCGGCCGAGCGCGGCCGCCTGTGCGACCTGGCTGGAAGCCTCAGCCGCGCTCGTCGGACGGATGTACGCCGCGGACCACGAGTCCATGCGGGCGTTCAACCAACGCATGATTGCGGTGGCGGCGATCTACGCGCAGCAGAAGTGCCCGACGCCCCCGGTGGCCCCGGACTGCGAGGACCAGGTGGCCGAGATGGGCAGGGTGCTGCGGGAGATCGAGGCGCGCCATGTCCGGTAAGGACCGCCTGCCAGGTGCACCAGTTACCATGGGCCGGTGAGCACCGAGCAGACCCCTGATCCGCAGGTCACCGGCGCGTACGGCGTCGGACTGGCCACCATCGCCGCTGACGGCACCGTGCTGGACACCTGGTTCCCCGAGCCCAAGCTCGGCGAGCAGGCCACCGGCGGGACCGAGCGGCTCTCCGCCGAGCAGGCCGCGCAGGCGCTCGGGGCCGAGGTCGCCACGCTCCTCGGGCCGGATGCCGCCCGCGGGGTCGAGGTGGTCGCGGTGCGCACCGCGATCGCGCGCCTTGCCGACAAGCCGGTGGACGCGCACGACGTCTACCTGCGCCTGCACCTTCTCTCCGCGCGGCTGGTCCGGCCGCACGGGCAGAACCTGGACGGCCTGTTCGGGCTGCTGGCCAACGTGGTGTGGACCAACCACGGGCCCTGCCCGGTGCCCGGCTTCGAGGCTGCCCGGCTCAGGCTGCGGGCGCGCGGGCCGGTGACCGTGTACAGCGTGGACAAGTTCCCGCGCATGGTCGACTACGTGCTGCCCAGCGGGGTGCGCATCGGCGACGCGGACCGGGTCCGGCTGGGCGCGCACCTGGCCAGCGGCACCACCGTGATGCACGAGGGCTTCGTCAACTTCAACGCGGGCACCCTGGGCAACTCGATGGTGGAGGGCCGGATCTCCGCCGGGGTCGTGGTGGACGACGGCTCCGACGTCGGCGGCGGCGCCTCGATCATGGGCACCCTCTCCGGTGGCGGCAAACAGACCATCGCCATCGGCAAGCGCTGCCTGCTCGGCGCCAACGCCGGGATCGGCATCTCCCTCGGCGACGACTGCGTGGTGGAGGCCGGGCTGTACGTCACCGCGGGCACCAAGGTCACCCTGCCGGATGGCGGCACGGTCAAGGCCGGCGAGCTCTCCGGCTCGGACAGCCTGCTGTTCATCAGGGACTCGGTCAGCGGCGCGGTGCTGGTGAAGCCACGCAAGGGCGCCAAGGTCGAGCTGAACTCGGCCTTGCACGCAAACGACTGACGGCCACTAGCATCGGCAGCGTGCCGAAGATCACACGCGAACTCGGGCCGGGCGATCCGGTGCACCTGCACGTGCGGGCGGCACTGGACGTCCGGCTCGCCGCGTTGCGGGCGCACGAACCCGGGACGCGCTCCGGCGAGGACGCCGAGGACCTGCACCAGATGCGGGTGGCGGTGCGGCGGCTGCGGGCCATGCTCAAGGCCGCCCGCCCGTTCCTGGACCGGGAGACCGCCGACCGGCTGCGCGCCGAGCTGGGCTGGCTGGGCCGGGCGCTGGGACCGGTGCGGGACCTGGACGTGCTGGTCGAGCGGCTGACCACCGAGGCGGCGCACTTCCCCGAGGACGAGCGGGCCGCGGTGGAGACCCTGCTGGCCGGGCTGCACGCGGAACGGGACACCGCCCGCGCCGCCCTGCGCAAGGCGCTGGACTCCCGGCGCTACCAGCGGCTGCTGAAGGCGCTGGCGGCCGAGGCGGCCAGCACCGAGCCCGGACCGCCGGTGGACACCCTGACCGCGCTCTCCGGGCTGGTGCGGGCCGAGTTCGCCCGGCTGGCCCGCGCGGTGGCCAAGGCCGGGCCGGACCCCGAGGACGAGGTGCTGCACGCGCTGCGCATCGACGGCAAGCGCCTGCGCTACACCGCCGAGCTGGCCAGGCCGTTGCTGGGCAAGAAGATCCGGGTGCTGCTCAAGGCCACCACCGACTTCCAGGACCTGCTCGGCGAGCACCAGGACGCCTGCGTGGCGCAGGACCGGGTGCGCGCGCTGCTGGCCGCGCACGGCGAGGTGATCGACTTCGACCTGGCCTTCGTCGGCGGCCGCCTGGTGGAGCGGGAGGAGGCTCGGCGGGTGAGCTGCCGGGCGGGCTGGTGGGCGGTCTGGGACACGCTGGAGCGGACCGGCCGGTCAGTCCTGTAGGCGCTCGGCGGCCGCGGCGATCCGCTCGTCGGTGGCGGTCAGCGCCACCCGCACGTGCCGGTCGCCGCCAGGTCCGTAGAAGGTGCCCGGCGCGACCAGGATGCCGCGTTCGGCCAGCCAGGACACGGTCTGCCAGGCGTCCTCGCCCCGGGTGGACCACAGGTACAGGCCGGCCGTGGAGTGCTCCACGGTGAACCCGGCCGACTTCAGCGCGGGCAGCAGCACCTCGCGCCGGGCCCGGTAGCGCTCGCGCTGCCTGGCCACGTGCTCGTCGTCGGCCAGCGCCGCGGTGACCGCGGCCTGCACCGGCCGGGGCACCATCATCCCGGCGTGCTTGCGGATCTCCAGCAGCCTGGCCACCAGTACCGGGTCCCCGGTGAGGAACCCGGCGCGGTAGCCGGCCAGGCTGGAGGACTTCGACAGCGAGTGCACCGCCAGCAGTCCGGTCAGGTCGCCGTCGCAGACCTCGGCGCGCAGCGCGGAGACCGGCTCGGCGTCCCAGCCCAGCGAGAGGTAGCACTCGTCCGAGGCGACGACCGCGCCGACGGCTCTGGCGGCGCGCACCGCCTCGGCCAGCTCGGCGGCCGGGAGCACCCGGCCGGTCGGGTTGGACGGGGAGTTCAGCCACACCAGCCTGGTGCCCGGCGGCGGAGCCTGGCCGTCGGCCAGGCGGACCACCTCGGCGCCGGCCAGCCGCGTGCCGACCTCGTAGGTCGGGTAGGCCAGCTCGGGCACCGCGACCAGCTCGCCCGGCCGGATGCCCAGCAGGGTGGGCAGCCAGGCCACCAGCTCCTTGGAGCCGATGGTCGGCAGCACCGCCGCGGGGTCGAGGCCGGTGACGCCGAAGCGGCGGGCCATGGCGCCGACAGCGGCCTCCCGCAGCTCCGGCGTGCCGTGCGTGGTCGGGTAGCCCGGCACCTGCGCGACCGAGGCGAGCGCGGCCCGCAGCTTCTCGTCGACCTCGTCAACGGGGGTGCCGACGGACAGGTCGACAGCCCCGCCCCGGTGCGCACGCGCCTGGGCGGCGTGCTCAGCGAGGGAGTCCCACGGGAAGTCGGGCAGCGCGAACCGCTCCGGTGTGGCTGAGGTGCTCACTCGCCCCTGGGCTCCAGCGCCTTGATGAAGTCCGGGTCAGCGGAGACCTTGCCGACCTTCGCGGCGCCACCCGGCGAGCCCAGCTCGCTGAAGAAGTCCACGTTGGCCTTGATGTACTGGTTCCACTGCTCGGGGGTGTCGTCTTCGTAGTAGATGGCCTCCACCGGGCACACCGGCTCGCAGGCGCCGCAGTCGACGCACTCGTCCGGGTGGATGTAGAGCATCCGGTCGCCCTCGTAGATGCAGTCGACCGGGCATTCCTCGATGCAGGCCTTGTCCAGCACGTCGACGCAGGGCTCGGCGATCACGTAGGTCACAGCAGGTCTCCTGCTCCTTGGTCCGTTCCAGCCACGCTGTCGGGCTCAGCGCGACACCAGGCAAGTATTCCTTGCCTGCCGGACACAATCACACCTGGTGTGCTCACTCACAGGGAAATAAGGTCCGCCTATCTTCTTCCGCCAGCAGAAC from Crossiella sp. CA-258035 harbors:
- a CDS encoding TIGR00730 family Rossman fold protein; the encoded protein is MRVCVFCGSSPGKGEKYVEAARRLGTVLAEQGVELVYGGASVGTMGVVADAALAAGGRVQGVIPQGLWDREVAHHGLTELHVVADMHERKAKMAALSDAFIALPGGLGTFEELFEVWTWALLGIHRKPIALLDVDGYYQRLREFVNHAVAEEFVAPKYRDLVFVEEDPLRALKTFAERGVS
- a CDS encoding TIGR00730 family Rossman fold protein — translated: MTLDPKDLASSPDVDVREKQRGPVTLRRSSSVESTTTDQRLLDSRGPSDWVHTDPWRVMRIQAEFVEGFGALAELPRAVTVFGSARTGRDHPEYETGRKLGKALAEAGFASITGGGPGAMEAVNRGAQEAGGMSVGLGIELPFEQGLNPWVDLGVNFRYFFTRKTMFVKYSQAFICLPGGFGTLDELFEALTLVQTKKVTKFPVVLFGVDYWQGLYDWLRDSVAGSGKIGEKDLALLHLTDDIDDAVRVVEEAYKAWQDAH
- the wrbA gene encoding NAD(P)H:quinone oxidoreductase, coding for MSQPKVAVIYYSSTGSVHSLAQSIAEGAAGAGAEVRVLKVPELAPAEAIASNPAWQAHAEATKDVPVATAADVEWADAVIFGTPTRFGNVSSQLKQFLDTLGGLWARGALADKVYSGFVSTATLHGGRESTLLALYNTVHHFGGILITPGYTDPIQFATGTPYGASHADAQGQNPISEDTHASARYQGKRVAELTARFLKNA
- a CDS encoding ABC transporter permease subunit, which encodes MNAVLATSRAELFRLRKWPAVWVIGGAWLVLNIIFVYIFNYLSYVDGSGFAAGTPKELLLERLLPAGVPVGLAQGTPMFGGAIMLTLGALATGSGFGWGTWKTAFTQGRGRLSVLAGTVAGLAAVVLTVVLATLVVDLGISTAVALAEGQALVFPPVGEVLRAVAGALLVLGMWVSAGVALGTLSRSPALAVGLGVVWVLAVENLLRGVAGALDWLTPVTDLLPGSVAGSVVAALGATPVSQGGAPGVVDTLTAWPAVGMACAYALAFAALTVWLVRRRDVS
- a CDS encoding ABC transporter ATP-binding protein, producing MTTQLSAPPLAPPELAAVHTRKLTKRYGGHLAVDGVGLTVRRGEVYGFLGPNGAGKTTTLRMVLGLVRPTSGAATVLGERAGTPAANRLVGALIEGPGFFPYLSGRDNLRALARHRGLRDAHVEDALAKVDLSVRGKDRFTSYSLGMKQRLGVAAALLGDPELLILDEPTNGLDPAGVSDMRKLIAELSAAGQTVLLSSHQLSEVQEICDRVGVISRGRLVTEATVGELRGGGRLLVRADPLDVALAVAMRVAGDDNVSIVDDAMQLRVDPARGAEVNRALVAAQVDVHEIRPVERSLEEVFFEMTKEDNR
- a CDS encoding histidine kinase; its protein translation is MSTTAERPSPWDVWPALPFLAAGLIGTQAAAFFQPDAARPPDVLAYLLIAVAACALAVRHWPAPALAANGIAVTAYLTLGYPWGPILFTVPAIVCLVSIRWPVRRALVAVAAYLGVLIVAMFTKHLQEATLGDPVRLLSVTLIWVLILAAALVLGTAIRMRRAARADVRIEQARRVASEERLRMAQDLHDTIGHGLAVIAMQAGVALHVLERSPGEARAAMEAVRATSRESLENLRFALDALRSPGSAELRPAPGLAELPRLVDRVLAGGVEVSLDGAAGELPQPVDAAAYRIVQEALTNVLRHALGASAHIRLARTEEELLIEVTDSGGAGGGVPAGAGSGIRGMRAQAGALGGTLSAGPRTGGGFAVTARLPLTGEGA
- a CDS encoding response regulator transcription factor → MIRVVVVDDQALVRVGVRTLLGSEPDTELVGEAADGRSGVARVRELKPDVVLMDIRMPDLDGLAALREITADPALHEVRVVMLTTFGLDEYVFEALRSGASGFVLKDAEPEEMLRAVRVVAGGGSLLSPSVTRSVISRFARPGPAPVSHPGVAHLTDREREVVGWVATGMSNDEIAAQLVVSSETVRTHVSRAMLKMHARDRAQLVVFALQSGLGPT
- the dapE gene encoding succinyl-diaminopimelate desuccinylase gives rise to the protein MTVRLDLAADPIELTAALVDVPSVSGNEAALADAVEAALREQAPHLEVVRNGDAVLARTNLGRPSRIIFAGHLDTVPIVDNVPHRRTGSGEDLVLHGCGTVDMKSGDAVMLHLAATVTDPAYDLTFVFYDCEEVEAVRNGLGRIERELPEWLAADLAIVCEPSSAVVEAGCQGTIRIEVRTAGKRAHTARAWMGSNAIHAANEVLNRLTGYQPRVLEIDGCTYREGLQAVGVSGGVAGNVVPDECVVTINHRFAPDRSPEQAEAHLREVFAGFEVTVVDVSAGALPGLHAPEAKQLLAASGADPVGKLGWTDVARFAALGMPAVNFGPGDPALSHTPEEHVPAPRITHCANVLRRFITG
- the dapD gene encoding 2,3,4,5-tetrahydropyridine-2,6-dicarboxylate N-succinyltransferase gives rise to the protein MSTEQTPDPQVTGAYGVGLATIAADGTVLDTWFPEPKLGEQATGGTERLSAEQAAQALGAEVATLLGPDAARGVEVVAVRTAIARLADKPVDAHDVYLRLHLLSARLVRPHGQNLDGLFGLLANVVWTNHGPCPVPGFEAARLRLRARGPVTVYSVDKFPRMVDYVLPSGVRIGDADRVRLGAHLASGTTVMHEGFVNFNAGTLGNSMVEGRISAGVVVDDGSDVGGGASIMGTLSGGGKQTIAIGKRCLLGANAGIGISLGDDCVVEAGLYVTAGTKVTLPDGGTVKAGELSGSDSLLFIRDSVSGAVLVKPRKGAKVELNSALHAND
- a CDS encoding CHAD domain-containing protein codes for the protein MPKITRELGPGDPVHLHVRAALDVRLAALRAHEPGTRSGEDAEDLHQMRVAVRRLRAMLKAARPFLDRETADRLRAELGWLGRALGPVRDLDVLVERLTTEAAHFPEDERAAVETLLAGLHAERDTARAALRKALDSRRYQRLLKALAAEAASTEPGPPVDTLTALSGLVRAEFARLARAVAKAGPDPEDEVLHALRIDGKRLRYTAELARPLLGKKIRVLLKATTDFQDLLGEHQDACVAQDRVRALLAAHGEVIDFDLAFVGGRLVEREEARRVSCRAGWWAVWDTLERTGRSVL
- the dapC gene encoding succinyldiaminopimelate transaminase, with translation MSTSATPERFALPDFPWDSLAEHAAQARAHRGGAVDLSVGTPVDEVDEKLRAALASVAQVPGYPTTHGTPELREAAVGAMARRFGVTGLDPAAVLPTIGSKELVAWLPTLLGIRPGELVAVPELAYPTYEVGTRLAGAEVVRLADGQAPPPGTRLVWLNSPSNPTGRVLPAAELAEAVRAARAVGAVVASDECYLSLGWDAEPVSALRAEVCDGDLTGLLAVHSLSKSSSLAGYRAGFLTGDPVLVARLLEIRKHAGMMVPRPVQAAVTAALADDEHVARQRERYRARREVLLPALKSAGFTVEHSTAGLYLWSTRGEDAWQTVSWLAERGILVAPGTFYGPGGDRHVRVALTATDERIAAAAERLQD
- the fdxA gene encoding ferredoxin — translated: MTYVIAEPCVDVLDKACIEECPVDCIYEGDRMLYIHPDECVDCGACEPVCPVEAIYYEDDTPEQWNQYIKANVDFFSELGSPGGAAKVGKVSADPDFIKALEPRGE